The following nucleotide sequence is from Streptomyces pactum.
GAGATCGGTATCTAAACCCGCCCCCGGGCCGGGCCGCCCCGGCGGTCCGGTGCGGCGCGTCCGGCGGCCGGCTGTGTCCGGCGGCCGGGTGTGTCCGGGGGCCGGCCCGGTCCGTCCGGGGCCCGTTCCGGGGGAAGCCAGCACCGTCCGCTGACCGCTCCGGCGCACCCGGCGGCCGGGTTCCTCCGGCGGGCGGGGTGCGCCCGGGCCGCCGGCCCCGGTGGCCGGCTCCGTCCCGGGCCGCCGGCCCTTGGCTGCCGACACGCGCCCGGTCGCGGGCCGCCGGTACTTCTTCGTCCGCACGATGACGGTCATGGAGTACGCGCGGGGGTCCGTGCTGCCGCCGGGCGGCGGGACCGCCCGGTGACGGCCCGGCCGCCGCGCACGCCTCAGGCCAGCCCGCGGCGGGCGACCGCCGGCGGCCGGTGACCGGCGATGGTCGACACCATGTCCAGCACCTGCCGGGTCTCCGCCACCTCGTGCACCCGGTAGACCCGGGCGCCCAGCCACGCCGACACCGCCGTGGTCGCCAGCGTGCCCAGCACCCGCTCCTTGACCGGCTTGTCGAGCGTCTCGCCGACGAAGTCCTTGTTGGAGAGCGACACCAGCACCGGCCAGCCGGTCGCCACCATCTCGTCCAGCCGGCGCGTCGCCTCCAGCGAGTGCCGGGTGTTCTTCCCGAAGTCGTGGCCCGGGTCGATGAGGATGCCGTCCCGCCGCACGCCCAGTTCCACCGCGCGCTCGGCCAGCCCCAGGGTGACCCGCAGGATGTCGGCCATCACGTCGTCGTAGACCACCCGGTGCGGCCGGGTGCGCGGCTGTGCGCCGCCCGCGTGGGTGCACACCAGCCCGGCGCCGTACCGGGCGGCGACCTCGGCCAGTGCCGGATCGACGCCGCCCCAGGCGTCGTTGAGCAGGTCCGCGCCGGCCTCGCAGACCGCCTCGCCGACCTCGTGCCGCCAGGTGTCCACGCTGATCACCACGTCCGGGAACCGCCGCCGCACATCGGCCACGAAACCGACCGTGCGCCGCACCTCCTCCGCCGC
It contains:
- the folP gene encoding dihydropteroate synthase; the protein is MLRLGRREFAEHEQVIMAIVNRTPDSFYDQGATFHDEPALARVEQAVAEGAAIIDIGGVKAGPGEEVSAAEEVRRTVGFVADVRRRFPDVVISVDTWRHEVGEAVCEAGADLLNDAWGGVDPALAEVAARYGAGLVCTHAGGAQPRTRPHRVVYDDVMADILRVTLGLAERAVELGVRRDGILIDPGHDFGKNTRHSLEATRRLDEMVATGWPVLVSLSNKDFVGETLDKPVKERVLGTLATTAVSAWLGARVYRVHEVAETRQVLDMVSTIAGHRPPAVARRGLA